CGCATCTCGCGGGTGCTTCCTTGATCCTCGGGCTGATATTCCGTCGCAAGAACATCATCCCAGGTCAGCGGGCACCCGCGGCCTATTTTGCGGTGACATCACTCATGCTGGCCGGTGGATCCGGGCTGAGAGACCTGACCGCGGGAGCGCCCCACCGGCACGGGCGTCCCGGCGTCCCTCCTTGCACGCCCCCGCGACCAGGTCCATGACCATAGTTTTCTTGAATTTCTCCGGCCCCAGCCGGGAAAGCCGGTGAATCAGGTGTTTACCTGAGCCCGCACCACGCTTTGGACGGGTGTTTGATTGAATTCTGGGCGCCTGGAGAAATCCGCATTCGGTATATCGGCGCTCTGTGTAATGAGGCGATCACAGAATGTCCGGACCGGGCGGTGGCATCTGGTTGACCGGGTGCCCACTCGTCCCCCAAAGGTGCTGCACCGCGTATGCCCGCCAGGGCCGCCAGATCTCGGCCCTCACCGTGAGCGGCCCGGGCTTGTCCGGCAGCCCGAGCCGTTGCGCGGCCTGCCGCACCCCGAGATCACCGGGAATGAATGCGTCCGGATCACCCAGGGCCCGCATGGCGATCGATTCGACGGTCCACGGACCAAATCCGGGAAGCGCGGACAACTGCTCGCGAGCGGTATTCCAGTCACCGCCGATGTCCAGGACGACGTCGCCGGAATTGAGGGCTTCGACCAGCCGCAACAGGGTCACCCGGCGGGCGCGGGGCAGGGCCAGACTCTCGGGGTCCAGCTCGGCCAGTGCCTGGCTGGTAGGGAAGAGGTGGGTCAGGCCGCCGGCCGGGTCGTCGATCGGCTCGCCGTGGGCCTGCACCAGCCGGGCCGCGTGGGTGCGCGCAGCGGCGGTCGAGACCTGCTGGCCGAGAACGGCCCGGACGGCGAACTGCTCGGGGTCGATGATGCGGGGCACCCGGCGGCCCGGCGTCTTCTCGACCAGCGGGGCCAGCACCTCGTCGCGGGCGAGCTGGTCGTCGATGGCCACCGGATCGGCGTCGAGGTCGAGCAGCCAGCGACACCGGCTGATCGCCGCGGTCAGGTCGCGGGGGTCGGTCAGCCGGAGCTGGCAGGCGATGTGGTCGGGCAGCGGCCTCAGCGCAGCGATCGCGTGGCCGTTCGGCAGGCGAAAGGCGCATCGGTAGGCGCCGTCCCGCCACTCCTCGACCCCGGGCACGGCGGTCGCGGCCAGGTGGCCGAACAGGTTGTCGGGGAAGAACGGCCGGCGGAAGGGAAGTTTCAGGGAGATGGAGCCGGGCTGGGTCTGAGCGCGCGATCCGGCCCGGGCGCGGAGCTCGCCCGGGGTCAGGGCGAACACCTCGCGCACGGTCTCGTTGAACGAACGCACGCTGCTGAACCCGGCGGCCAGGGCGATCTCGGTGAACGGCATCGGTGTGCTCTCGATCAGCAGCCGGGCCGATTGGGCGCGCTGCATGCGGGCCAGGGCCAGTGGACCGGCGCCGAGCTCGGCCATCAGGTGCCGCTCGACCTGCCGCACGCTGTAGCCGAGGCGGGCGGCCAGACCCGGCACCCCGTCCCGGTCGATCACCCCGTCGGTGATCAGGCGCATCGCGCGGGCGACCAGGTCGGCGCGCACGTTCCAGTCCGGGGAACCGGGGGCGGCCTGGGGACGGCAGCGTTTGCAGGCGCGGAAACCGGCCCCGGCCGCGGCCGCCGCGCTCGGGTAGAACCGCATGTTCTTCGGCTTGGGCGGCACCGCCGGGCAACTCGGGCGACAGTAGATCTTCGTGGTGAGCACGGCGGTGAAGAAGAACCCGTCGAAGCGCTCGTCGTGCGACTGCACGATGCGCACGCACCGTTCGGGGTCTTCGTGCAGCGCGTTCACCGGAAGCTGCCGTTGACCTCACCGAAGCCGGCGGCCCCGGCGTTGGCCGGAACCACCGGGTTCCCGGTGCGGTGCCGGTCGGCGAAGTGTCGGGCGGTGTTCCGGGACGTCATATTTCGAGCATCGCACGTGGATCGGCGCTGATGGCCGGGGCACGGGGTCGACGTCGTTTTCCTGCTGAACCACGGGTGGCTGGTGCTCGCGGGTGCTCTGTGTCTGTGCCTCACCCACTACCGTGCTCGAATGACGCCGGACGGCTGGTTGGGTGCGGCCGGGGCGTTCGTCGTCATGGTGGTACTGATGATCAGCGTGTTCTCCTTTCGCCGGCGCCGACGCGGTCCCGATCTCGGCACCCCGGCCGAACGCGCCACCTTCGACACCCTGCACACCGCCTCGCTGGCGGCCCCACCTCTGCGGGACGGGCTCACACCCGAGAGCGCCCAGCTGGCGATCCGTCATCTGAGGACGCTTCTGGGCACCCCGGCGGTCGCCCTCGCCGACAGCTCCCGGTTGCTGGCGTGGGACGGCGACGGGGTGCACCACCGCGAGCACGCCCGGCGGCATGCGGCCGGGGTGATCGCGAACGGCCGCACCAGCGTGCTCGACGCCGCCCAGATCGACGGGGACCAACCCTGCCGGGTCCTCGACTGCCCGCTGCGCAGTGCCGTGGTGGCCCCGCTGATCAGCGGCGAGACCGTGGTCGGGGCCCTGATCGCCTACGGCGGCGCGGCCAGCGCGGCCCTGGTGCGGGCGACCGGTGAGGTGGCGATCTGGGTGTCCACCCAGATCGAGCTGGCCGAGCTCGACCGTTCGCGCACCCGGGCGATCGAGGCCGAGGTGCGGGCGCTGCGGGCGCAGATCAGCCCGCACTTCGTCTACAACTCCCTGGCCGCGATCGCCTCGTTCGTGCGCACCGATCCGGAACGGGCCCGGGAGCTGCTGCTGGAGTTCGCCGACTTCACCCGCTACGCCTTCCGGACCGGCGGCGAGTTCACCACGCTGGCCGACGAGCTGCGCAACATCGAGCGCTACCTGGTGCTGGAGCAGGCCCGGTTCGGCGAGCGGCTGCGCGTGCGGTTGCGCGTGGCGCCGGAGGTGCTGCCGGTCGCCGTGCCCTACCTGTCGGTGCAGCCGCTGGTCGAGAACGCCGTGCGGCACGGCCTGCAGGCCAAGGAGGGCGGTGGCCTGATCACCCTGGGGGCCGCCGACTCCGGTGCCGATGCGCTGATCTGGGTGGAGGACGACGGGGTGGGCGCCGATCCGGTGCTGATCGAGCGGATCCTGGCCGGGCAGAGCGGGGAGTCGGTCGGCCTGGGCAACGTCGACGCCCGGCTGCGCCAGGTGTTCGGTGACCGGTGCGGTCTGGTGGTGGAGACGGCGCCGGGTGCGGGCACAAAGGTGAGTTTCCGGGTACCGAAATACGCTCCGGGAGTTCACGCGGGGCCGCCCGGCCCATAGGCTCAGCCGTTATGGCAACGACGCCGAGCCCGCTTCGCGCCCTGGTGGTGGACGACGAGCCCCCGGCCCTGTCCGAACTGGCCTGGCTACTGGGTTCGGACGACCGCATCGGCCGGGTGCTGACCGCCGACAGCGGCGCCCAGGCCCTGCGCGTCCTCGAGACCGAGCAGGTGGACGTACTGTTCTGCGACATCTCCATGCCCGGGCTGAACGGCCTGGACCTGGCCCGGGTGCTGGCCCGCTACAGCTCCCGCCCGCACCTGGTCTTCGTCACCGCCTACGAGCAGCACGCCGTGGAGGCGTTCGACGTGCGGGCCGTCGACTACGTGCTCAAGCCGGTGCGGGCGCAGCGGCTGGCCGAGGCGGTGCGACGGGCGGTGGAGGCACAGAGTGCCGTGCCCGTGCCGGTGCCCGAACGCGACGAGGACATCCCGGTCGAGCTGGGCGGCGTCACCCGCTTCGTGCGGCGTTCCACCGTGCTCTTCGTCGAGGCCTCGGGCGACTACGCGCGGCTGCACACGGCCGGGGGCAGCCACCTGATCCGGGTGCCCCTGAGCACGCTGGAGGATCGCTGGGGCACGGCCGGTTTCGTGCGCATCCACCGCAGCACCCTGATCAACATGCGGCACGTGAGCGAGCTGCTGATGGACGGCGGCCGGTTCCACGTGCGGCTCGGCAGCCACCACCTGACCGTGAGCCGGCGGCACACCCGCCAGGTGAAAGACCTGCTGATCCGCCGGGACGCCCGGTGACCGAACGCGCGCGGGCGAACGACCGCGCCCGCGCGACCGAGCGGGTGCGAGCGACCGAGCGGGTGCGGGTGACCAGCCCGCGGATGTCGGCTGTCCCGCGGCCGGAGGTCCGCCCGGCCACCCGGGAGATCGACGAGCAGACCGAGGTCGGCGAGGTCTACCTCAAGGCCCTGCTGCGTTCCCAGCTCCGGCCGGCCCTCGTGGTGCTCGGCGTGACACTGGGGGGTCTCGGCGCCCTGCCGCTGTTCTTCCTGGCTCTGCCCGAGGTGGCCGGCACCCGGGTCGGCCCGGTGACGGTGGCCTGGATCGTGCTCGGGGTCGCTGTGTTCCCGCTGCTGTTCGCGGCGGCCGGGTGGCACGTGCGCGCCGTGGAGCGGGCCGAACGCGACTTCACGGAGATCCTGCGGCGCCGGTGAGCACCTGGATCGCCGTTGCCCTGGTCTGCGCCGCGACCCTGCTGGTGGGTGCCCTCGGCCTGCGCCTGTCCCGCACCACCAGCGACTTCTACGTGGCCTCCCGGATGGTCAGCCCGCGCTGGAACGCCTCCGCCATCGGCGGCGAGTACATCTCCGGCGCCAGCTTTCTCGGAGTGGCCGGGCTGATCTTCGCGACCGGCAGCGACATGCTCTGGTACTCGATCGGCTACACCGCGGGCTACCTGGTGCTGCTGGCGCTGGTGGCCGCACCGCTGCGTCGCAGCGGCGCCTACACGCTGCCCGACTTCGCGCAGATCCGGCTGCGCTCGGCCGGGGTGCGACGGGTCACCGCCGTCCTCGTCGTCGGTATCGGCTGGCTCTACCTGCTGCCGCAGTTCCTCGGCGCCGGGCTGGCCCTGCGCACGGCCACCGGGGCGCCGGGCTGGGTCGGCACGGCGATCGCGGTGCTGGTGGTCGTGGCGAACGTGACCGCGGGCGGCATGCGATCGGTGACGTTCGTGCAGGCCTTCCAGTACTGGCTCAAGCTGACCGCGATCGCGCTACCCGTCGTCCTTCTCCTGATCGCCTGGCACTCCGACGGATCCCCGAGCCCCGCGTCCGTACCCGGTTCTGCGTGGTCCGAGCCACTGAGCGGTGGGGACCACCCGGTCTACCGCACCTACTCACTGCTGCTGGCCCTGCTCTTCGGCACGATGGGCCTGCCGCACGTGCTGGTGCGGCTCTACACCAACCCCGACGGCCGGGCCGCCCGCCGCACGGTGCTCTCGGTGATCGCCCTGCTCGGTGCCTTCTACCTGTTCCCGCCGGTCTACGGGGCCCTGGGCCGGATCTACGCCGGCGACCTGCTGGACAGCCCCGACTCGATGATGCTTCTGCTGCCGGGCCGGATGCTCGGCGAACCCTGGGGAGACCTGGCCACCGCCCTGCTCACCGCGGGCGCGTTCGCCGCGTTCCTGTCCACCTCCAGCGGGCTCACCATCTCCGTCGCCGGGGTGCTGAGCCAGGACCTGCTGCGGGGACGCTTCCGCACCAGCGTCAGCGGGTTCCGGGTCGGCGCCGCGCTGGCTGTGCTGGTCCCGGCCACGCTGTCGCTGCTCGGTGTGCGCACCGGCCTGGCCGACACCGTGACCCTCG
The Kineosporia sp. NBRC 101731 genome window above contains:
- a CDS encoding AlkA N-terminal domain-containing protein, with translation MHEDPERCVRIVQSHDERFDGFFFTAVLTTKIYCRPSCPAVPPKPKNMRFYPSAAAAAGAGFRACKRCRPQAAPGSPDWNVRADLVARAMRLITDGVIDRDGVPGLAARLGYSVRQVERHLMAELGAGPLALARMQRAQSARLLIESTPMPFTEIALAAGFSSVRSFNETVREVFALTPGELRARAGSRAQTQPGSISLKLPFRRPFFPDNLFGHLAATAVPGVEEWRDGAYRCAFRLPNGHAIAALRPLPDHIACQLRLTDPRDLTAAISRCRWLLDLDADPVAIDDQLARDEVLAPLVEKTPGRRVPRIIDPEQFAVRAVLGQQVSTAAARTHAARLVQAHGEPIDDPAGGLTHLFPTSQALAELDPESLALPRARRVTLLRLVEALNSGDVVLDIGGDWNTAREQLSALPGFGPWTVESIAMRALGDPDAFIPGDLGVRQAAQRLGLPDKPGPLTVRAEIWRPWRAYAVQHLWGTSGHPVNQMPPPGPDIL
- a CDS encoding histidine kinase, whose product is MVVLMISVFSFRRRRRGPDLGTPAERATFDTLHTASLAAPPLRDGLTPESAQLAIRHLRTLLGTPAVALADSSRLLAWDGDGVHHREHARRHAAGVIANGRTSVLDAAQIDGDQPCRVLDCPLRSAVVAPLISGETVVGALIAYGGAASAALVRATGEVAIWVSTQIELAELDRSRTRAIEAEVRALRAQISPHFVYNSLAAIASFVRTDPERARELLLEFADFTRYAFRTGGEFTTLADELRNIERYLVLEQARFGERLRVRLRVAPEVLPVAVPYLSVQPLVENAVRHGLQAKEGGGLITLGAADSGADALIWVEDDGVGADPVLIERILAGQSGESVGLGNVDARLRQVFGDRCGLVVETAPGAGTKVSFRVPKYAPGVHAGPPGP
- a CDS encoding LytTR family DNA-binding domain-containing protein, which translates into the protein MATTPSPLRALVVDDEPPALSELAWLLGSDDRIGRVLTADSGAQALRVLETEQVDVLFCDISMPGLNGLDLARVLARYSSRPHLVFVTAYEQHAVEAFDVRAVDYVLKPVRAQRLAEAVRRAVEAQSAVPVPVPERDEDIPVELGGVTRFVRRSTVLFVEASGDYARLHTAGGSHLIRVPLSTLEDRWGTAGFVRIHRSTLINMRHVSELLMDGGRFHVRLGSHHLTVSRRHTRQVKDLLIRRDAR
- a CDS encoding cation acetate symporter — its product is MSTWIAVALVCAATLLVGALGLRLSRTTSDFYVASRMVSPRWNASAIGGEYISGASFLGVAGLIFATGSDMLWYSIGYTAGYLVLLALVAAPLRRSGAYTLPDFAQIRLRSAGVRRVTAVLVVGIGWLYLLPQFLGAGLALRTATGAPGWVGTAIAVLVVVANVTAGGMRSVTFVQAFQYWLKLTAIALPVVLLLIAWHSDGSPSPASVPGSAWSEPLSGGDHPVYRTYSLLLALLFGTMGLPHVLVRLYTNPDGRAARRTVLSVIALLGAFYLFPPVYGALGRIYAGDLLDSPDSMMLLLPGRMLGEPWGDLATALLTAGAFAAFLSTSSGLTISVAGVLSQDLLRGRFRTSVSGFRVGAALAVLVPATLSLLGVRTGLADTVTLAFALAASTFCPLLVLGIWWRGLTRAGALAGLVVGGLLASAAVLLTVSGAVSSGWPAALLGQPAAWTVPSAFLVMVVVSLRTRRTPGVNTIMVRLHAPEALDLNRGDHPTPP